Below is a genomic region from Populus trichocarpa isolate Nisqually-1 chromosome 15, P.trichocarpa_v4.1, whole genome shotgun sequence.
aagaaaataaggcAACCCTGTAGTATCTTTTATTTCAACGTGAACTCAGTTATTACCTCAATGACAAAAGGCAGCGCCGGCAATTTGCAAACAAAATACGAGGGGAGCTAAATGATCAGCTTGTGTGAAAACATGTCTagtacaaaagaaaagaaaatccactGAAGTAAAGGGTCGAAAGGGCCTCCGTCTCAAGAGGAAAGCACTTTCTTAACCTCAGTTGTAACCTCCTTTGGAGGTTTCTCTGCATGAAGCTCTGCAACAGCACCTTTCTTCTTATAATAATCAATAACCTGCATTCCCAGCATCCAGAATACCATCAGATTTCAGGAGGACAGAACTAAGACATGTCGATCTGGCAAGACATGGGCAGGATTACAAATGGAGATGAAATCTAGATGCATAGGCACATCATATGGCTAAAACCAAATGAGGTGATTCACGTGGCTCGATACTATCCAAACACGTGgtaatcatccatgaaaataaATGCGATACCAAACATCCATGAAAATAGTTGTCCTATATGTAGGGAGAAGTAAATACTATAAGAAGAGTTGGATCAACATCCCTTTTGTCGTGGGTGACTAGGTGATTGAATCCAACCCCATCTCATGTCACCAAAGGTAACGAAATAAAGCCAGAAAGCTTACCGGTTCAGTTTGCTTGTGAAATGCCTCCAGCCTTGACTTAAGAACAGCGGCAGTATCATCTTTGCGTTGAATCAAAGGTTCTCCAGTTACCTTCAAGAAATCAAATGAAAGAAGCAAGTTTGTGAACATACTTTCATCTGCTGACTTGCAAAAACATTGATGCAGCTAGCACGGTGATCACAGTGGAAAACATGTATAAGAAACAGTCTCAACCATATTCAAATAACCTTGATTATTTAACAATTTCACAAACCAACACACCCCAAATGCGGGTGCCGAATGGATTCCCTGTGAACAATCTTCTACTACCTCTCTTAAATTACCTAATTCGACGCCACCGATGTCTTGATCAAGGGTTTTAGTCAAGATAGATAATCCATGGCTATATTACCTTCCCTTGACATATCCAGCCCCTTGTCAAACATAAACGGACAATATTCtcttgtttcaatattttttttgaataaccTGTCCATAGACATTCTACAGCTATACAAACAGGACACTGCCACTCAGACTAAATATTGACAAGTCAGATCCATTATTGGCCTAATCAACTTATAAGAATAATATCAAGAGTAGGCAATCATAATTACCAAGAACAATTCACAATTGCTTTTACAGACTCccatattttgaaaatattgataTCTACAACAAATGTACACCCTTTAACCAGTTTCATTTCCCCTATGTTCTCCCATCATCAATATATACATCCgaaaatccaattaaataaaacgagataacaaaaaaaatgtaagagaaGGACCGTTCATGTTCCCTTACATCATCAACACCAGGAGCCTTGGGAGGTGCAAATTTTGTATGGTAGGTTCTACCACTAGAAGGATGGATCCAGCGACCTGTGATCCTCTCCTCCAAAATTGCATCATCAATTGCAAAATTCAGCACCTTATCAATTTTACTTCCCTGCTTTTGAAGCATGTCATCAAGCTGTGCACATAAAAGGTAAACAATTTATGGTTAGAAACatctacaaaaaaatcaattgaatatGTCCAATGCtagaaacatataaaaacacacacagaaatgtttatatttattcaaactCACATATATATTATACAACTAGATAGCGATACCTTCTGTGCTTGGACCACAGTCCTTGGAAATCCATCTAGAATGAAACCTTTCTGACATGAAGGTTTTTTCATTGCTTCATCTATAATGCCAACAACCAAGTCATCAGAAACAAGTTCCCCCTGAGAAAACCATACGAAGCACTCCATTAGCTAAATCCAGCAGAACTacgaaaaaataaacaaagatgaATCACGAAAGATAAGAATGGTTGCAAATTCAACCTTTTCCATTGCTTCCTTAGCCTTGATGCCAAGAGGGGTTTTAGCAGCAACAGCAGCTCTCAACATATCACCAGTAGCCAAGTGGCATAGACAGTGCTCATCCTTAATGATTGGTGATTGAGTACCTTTTCCAGATCCAGGAGGGCCTGCCAAACACAAAACTAAAAGATTACAACCATGGAAGCTTCTGACCGAAGCCTGGGTTTGATTGACTGATTGGTTGCTAACAAACATAGTGGAATCAATAGAAAGTTTTCACCAAATaatatgaataagaaaatatgCATTTGTTACTACATGAGTATGTACTGAGGTGGTCAATTTCCGGGGCATTATGCAGCGCACATGATATATTCACAGGATACACATCGTGGATTTGAAAGTTTAACCAAAAAAGTAGTTCAATATTCACAAGTTCGTTCAATTCATTTTGTCCTCCTAGTTGAATCAAATTCTAATTATTTAATCACGCTTATTTCAAAGTAGCCGTGTTAGTTTCAAATATTAACTCCCAAC
It encodes:
- the LOC7463110 gene encoding adenylate kinase 4, whose protein sequence is MAGSAAAAANLEDVPSLDLMSELLRRLKCSDKPDKRLILIGPPGSGKGTQSPIIKDEHCLCHLATGDMLRAAVAAKTPLGIKAKEAMEKGELVSDDLVVGIIDEAMKKPSCQKGFILDGFPRTVVQAQKLDDMLQKQGSKIDKVLNFAIDDAILEERITGRWIHPSSGRTYHTKFAPPKAPGVDDVTGEPLIQRKDDTAAVLKSRLEAFHKQTEPVIDYYKKKGAVAELHAEKPPKEVTTEVKKVLSS